The Candidatus Omnitrophota bacterium DNA window AAAAGGCATCAGTAAACACATCCTCTAATTCGTAAGAAACCTCTAATTTGACCTGTTTCTCCTTATTTGCAAAAAGAAGCAAAACTGCCCTTCCCCCATAACCCCTGCCAACCCCCCAGTTATTCAGCAGTTTAACCGCAAGTTCCTCAACGGTATTTTCTCCTTCTAAAGAAGGCACACTCACAATCATCACCTCTATAGAATATCTTTCCCGGATACCCTTTAGATACTGATTGGTATATTCATTTACATCTTCCAAAATGTCCCCGTAATCAAAAAGGTATTTTTCCCCCGAAGGCCGGAATTTTAAAATCTCTTCTAAATTGAATTCATCCTGGTTAAATCTTCCGCATCCCCCGGAGAATAGAATCGCGATTGCGGCAAATAAAAATAAAATTTTCATCCTCATTGTCTTTTTACGTTGTCAAAACCGTTTTTTCTAACCGCTCACAGGGATGCACGTTAAATAGTGTCTGGATTCCCCGGCAATATCCCAAATTCCTGAAGCAGCTATCTTCATTTTTGCTTCATTACGGGGCTGATGGCCGTCATCGATTATTAAAAAACCGTCTTTTTTTAACAGACGATGTAATTCTTTTAAAAACGGATCCGGCTCTTTGATCATATGAAACATATCCAACGCATAAATCATATCAGCAGTATGGCCGCCAATATTACAAGAATACCCTTTTACCAATACCGGTATAACATTCTTTAAATTATATTTTTCTATCTTTTCTTTTACCGCTTTTATTGCCAGCTTATGTATGTCTGCGGCATATACCCTTCCGTTTGGGCCAACCAATTGAGATGCCTTCCTCAAATACCTTCCCGGGCCGCAGCCATAGTCTATTACAGTAAAACCCTCTTTTATCTCAAAACCATCAAGCCGCCCTTCGGGCGGAGAAAAAACATCTTTAAGCCTAAATATAAAAGACATCATTTTAAATCCTGCATCCGGTATTCGCTCCATCTTATTTCCGCAAAAATATTTTTTACAACTCATATATCAATTCTCCATTTCTAATATGATAATGCTATAATCTTTCCCAGTGTATCACATCCTGCAAACTGCGGACTTTTTCTCGTTTGTCTTCTTCCTTTGGCCACCCTAAAGACACCAGACTCACCAGCTTCAATCCGGGAGGGGCGTTTAAGAGTTTTGAAACCTCATCTGCATAAGGCTTTTTATCGCCGGCTACCCAGCACGCTCCCAGGCCAAGGTCTGCGGCGGCAAGCAGGATATTTTCAGTAGCAGCGCATCCATCTTCAAGGTAATATTTAGTTTCTTTGCAAAATACCGCTATACAAGCAACCGCATCCTTAATAAAAACGCCCGAACTGGCTGTCTGTCCGAGCCTGGTCAATGTTTCTTTATTCTCGATAACCACAAATTCCCACGGCTCAACAGCCCTTGCGCTGGGCGCCCGCCTGGCGGCATCAACAAGTTTCTCCAGCAGCGGTTTTTCGATCGGCCTGTCCCGATACTGCCTTATGCTTGTCCTCTTAACTATTGATTCAAAAGTCTCCACTTTTACCTCCTCTAATTCCCGGGGCAACAATCTCAAACCTGTTCCACGGTCAAGCTCAAACTCGTCCCTGAAATGCTCTTTTTAAACTACCACTTTGTTAAACTTTCTATTTTCTTCTCATGCTCCAGAAGCTTTTTTTCGGCATCCCGTATCTTTTCCTGAAAGCTATTTAAGATTGCCTGTTGATTCGAAACATCCATGCCCTGTTCTGCCAATGCCTTTTCGGTTTTTCTGCCGGCAAGAGGAGTCTTTCCGGAATAAACCTTCAATACCGTCCAATAAAGAATTAAAATCATTACCGCAACCAGCAGAAGCCCCAATAATGCAAAAAAGCCTCTTTCGGATGATCGAGGCCATTTTATTTTCATCCCAGCAGTCCTTCCGGTCTTAACTTAAAATCAACAGCACCCCGCTCACCAGAATAATCCCGCCCCATATCCTGAAAAATACCAGGGGCCTATCGGTCCAAAAGCCGGCTATCTTTTCCGAGGCCTTTGACTTAACCGTAAGAATGCCTTTTACGGCAATCAATATCCCGATTGATCCGGCAATCTTTAAGGGTATGCCTTGCGCCTTCATTACTACGCCCAGCAAAGAAAATGCCAGCATTATGATAAAACCATACACGATCCAGCGCATTTTACGATTCATCTTCTTTGCCAGCCGGTTCCTTAACATCCGGGGTTTGATTATCCACAACAGCCCCAGCAATACCCAAATTGTACCCAGTATATCAGCGACCATTTTAGACCTCTGTTTTGTTTTCTATCCGCTACACAGAGCAGACAAGCATTGTGCCAATGACCAACGCCAAAACGGCCATCATCCGCAGAACTCCCGGTGGTTTTGATAAGCACCAGTTAACCTTGGATGTGAATTTTTTCGGCCCGAGCACAAAAAGAATAATACCCTTGACAATTGCCCAGATACCAAGCAGGGCTACAAACCAGGCCAATTTACATTGTGAAGCAACAAGCAAGAAAATAATACCAGCCAAGACACTTAACCCCGCTCCTGTATAGACTCTCTTGGCTTTTGTCCAGTAAGTCAGATACTTCTTTATGGCATCCGGAATTATCAGGAAAACAACCCCGGCAGACACCATGGCAATACCGAATAGCTTAATCACTATAAACTCAGCCACAGCACACCTCCTTTAAAAAGTTATTTGTATTTAATCTTCATTATAAGAATCAAAACAGCCAGCGGCAATATCGCCCCATTTGCCAAAATCACAGGGAGTTGTTCTATTAAGATGCCGTATATCAACCACAAAAAAATACCCAGGGAGAGAACCAGAAACGTAGCCAGGGACAAATCCTTTGTGTGCTTTGTTCTAACAACTTGTATTACCTGAGGTAAAAATGACACCGCGCACAGGGTTCCGGCAATTACGCCTACTATAGAATCGATTTTCAAAATTTATCCTTTCAAATTAAATTCGGCCGGCATTGAAAGCTTTTTAACGCTACGCAGAACAAATCAATAGCGTGCCAAGGGTTAACACTAAAAAGGCCATGATACGCAGTACTACAAGCTTCCTTGTTGTGTACCAATTAAATATGGGTGCCAGTTTTTTCAGCCCCCCAAGGATAAAAAGAACTATCCCCTTGACAATCCCCCAGATGCCGATAAAAATTACAAACTCGGGTACACTGCACTCTGAAGCAGCAAACAGCATGAAAATACCGATTAACAGGCTTAAAACCCCTCCGGCATAAATTCTCTTTATTCCTCTTGCTCCCGTCCAGAAATCTATATATTTCTTCATCAGATCCGGGCTTATTAGAAAAATAACCCCGCAAGCCACCATCACAACACCAAACAGCCTGACCAATGTGACCATAATGTCCTCCTTTTTTGACCTATTGCCTTTCTCGATTATACTCCTGATAACAAACCGCCCCGAGGGTTATCATTAACACTTTGTTTTCCTAACCTATTTTATGTACGCCTTTATAATCTTTTGCTCACCGGCAGGCCTGCCGGATCTGTCCACGGGAGTATTTTCTATCTTTTGCACAACGTCATAACCTGATATAACCTCGCCAAAAATTGTGTGTTTCATGTTCAGCCAGGGTGTTTTCGCGGTGGTAATAAAGAATTGGCTGCCGTTTGTATTTGGGCCGGCATTCGCCATAGCCACTAAGCCGGCCTTGTTAAATGTAATTTTAGGGCTTACTTCATCCTCAAAGGGCTTACCCCAGATTGACTTGCCGCCCCTTCCTGTTCCGCTGGGGTCTCCGCCCTGGATCATAAAATCTTTTATTACTCTATGAAAGATTATCCCGTTATAATAATCTTCTGCGATCAGCCTGGTAAAATTCTCACAGGTCTTAGGAGCCAGATCAGGCATTAATTTAATTTCTATTACGCCCTGATTTGTTTCCAGGACTACGATTCCGCCGTTTGAAGTAGAGCCTTGAACATCCACGCTGCTGATCAAAAAACCCATTGTTAACGCAATCAAAATTTGCTTCATAATTTTATCCTCCGATAATTACTATCTTACGGCTGCAGCAGTTCAAAACCTGTAACTGGATCCAGAGCGTAAACTGCCCTGGTATCAGTCAATTATGTTTTGGTTCCTTTACAAACAAAAGGGGAAATACAATATCGCTTACGCAGCAGGGTATCCATACCGCTAAAAATAGAAAAATAAAAACAATTACATAGTGCAGCCAATGCAGCCCTTGCCCTAGTGCCATAATTATATGAAACAACGAAGCCGCTGTGCTTAACAAAACATGCCCGGAATGTGTAATTTTTGTTTCCGGATTAAAATATGCTATCGCAACACCTAAAAATGCCAAAGGATTGATCAACCACCATTTTTCGATAAAACCTATATGAATGCCCCTGTTCGGCATCTTAAGCAAAACCTCTCCCAGGTAAGGAATAATTGAATCACTTAAGGTAGCTATTCCGATAGAACCTGTATAACCGATAATAATCAGAATCCAAAAATTACATCCGCCCCTGATACATCTGCTTCCGATGCGCGGACACTTATGAAGTTTATACATCGATGCGGTAACAAGGGCGCTTAGAACAACGTGCAGGGGATGAAGTACATAGAAAATATTATGGGAAACCCTGAAAGACACCTTCCGGAACAACAACATAATAGCTATGCCGATAATTGCTCCGAAAATTGTAAAGGGGGCATGCTGTTTTAATTCTTTATAAATTTGCGCGATCACCATAGCTTAATTTTCAAAAGCATCAACCGGCGGCTTTTCCGGCCTTGATTACCACAAATCCGCCTTTTTTAAATCCTTTTTGCGGATTTTCGATAGAATTCATTCTATCCGGCAGCTGAAATACTGCTTGGTAATAAGAAAACCGGTTAAACCCCGTAATTTTAAGCAAACCAGCAACTTCCTTGACGCTGAAAAAATTTGCCTGTTTGTAAAATATACTTTTCTTTTTCTGGTAAAATTTACCTAAAAAACTATTCTTATCTACGATGCCGACAATAATGTTTCCACCTTTCCTTAAAACTCTTCTGGATTCTTTTAAAACTTTCTCCGGGTTTTGAACAAAACACAACGTAATGACAATCATTACATAATCGAAAGCAGCATTCTTGAATGGAAGATGTTCGCCAAAACCCAGGTGCACATTTATGCCCTTCTCTTTGGCAACCCCAAGCATATTTTCTGACGGGTCAATCCCGGTTGTAATGCCCAAAGGCGCAGCGAACCTTCCCGTGCCTACGCCAATTTCCAAACCTCTGCCTTTTTTAGGCAAGACTTTTTTAATGGTTTCTATCTCCGATAAATAAGCAAACCTGTTTTTATCATACCATGCATCATATTTTTTATAATAACAATTAAAAATATCATTCATAGGTCCAGGTCCCCCCACCAACCATCGTAAAATCTCTTAAGATGTTCGTAAAGTTCTTTATTCATGACATTCCTCTTTACGTCCTTTTCTTTAAAAGAATACTTGTAGCCTGCACAGTAGGCCATAAGAATGTCATTAGCATGGGTTATCTTTTTAAATTCTTCTTCACGCTCCTTTTTTTTGCCATCGGAACATTTATCCGGGTGATGCCTTAAAGCAAGCTTTCTGTAAGCAGCCTTTACCTCTTCTAATGTTGCGTAGTCGTCTAATCCTAATAATTTTTTTGCTTGATTAATCTGTCTGAAATTTGCCATTTTATGTTCCCGTTTTATTTAACGTATTTTATAGATCAGACTTTCAGTACCTGCCCTGTTCTTATCGCAATAAAGTTATCTTCATACTCCTTATTAAAAATCTGCTCGGCTGCTTTGCCGCTGCAATGAGCGGGGCCGGCTTTCTTAATTCCCATTTGTTTAAATCTTTCAACTATCGTTTTTATGGCTTTTTCATCTTTATTTGTTAAATGAAATCCTCCGAATGCTAAATAGAACCGTTTGTTAAAAAATTTTTCTTTTATACTTTCTATCATCTTTATAATTCCAGGGTGGGCACATCCGGTAATCGCAGTAATGCCGTTCTCTGTCGTTACAACAAGCGCCTGTTCGGGCATATACCGGCCATTGTATGTTCCGGGCATTTCGCCGGTAATAAAAATATTCTTTGAAATTTCAACAAATTTATCTGCCTCTATAAGTTTTCCATGTAAATTTTCTACCTGTTTTTTGAATTCTTTGCTGAAGCCGGGACAAACGTAAACTTTAAGCCCTCTGTTTTGTTCTAATATTCCCCATAAACCACCCGTATGGTCCCAATGCTCATGAGAAATAACAACTGTTTCTATATTTGAAATGTCAACATTCATACTTTTCATATTCCTAAACAGATATTTTTCGTTTTCTCCCGTATCAAATAAAATATGGTTACCGACCAAGCAGGAAAAACCCCAGCCTACGGAAAATTTCCTGCTTAATGATTCATTATTAAAAAGTATATGAATTCTCATTTTTGCATCTTCTCCCATATACCGACAATTTCTTCTTTTGTTCCACCGTCATTATATTCTATGATTGTTTTTCCTTCAACCATCGCTTTTACCACAGATTTATTAAATCTTACCTTTCCAATAAACGAAATATTGTTTTTGCGGCAATATTTTTCTATTTTTTCCGTCATTTCAAGGTTCAAATCATATTTATTCACCACTAATTTTGTCGGAATTCCAAAATGCTTAGTAACACTGATAACCCTTCCGGCATCATGCAGTCCTGACAATGTCGGTTCGGTTACAACTAAGGCGCAATCTACCCCCGTAATAGAGGCGATAACCGGACAGCCTATTCCCGGAGCGCCATCTATAATAACCCAATCGAAGTTTTGCTTTTCTGCTATCTGTTTTGCTCTTTGCCTAACTTGCGCAACGAGTTTTCCTGAATTTTCCTCAGCAATACCAAGTTTGGCATGCACCATCGGGCCGAATCTCGTATCTGATATAAACCATTCGCCTGAAGTATTCTCTTTCATCTCTATAGCTTTTACGGGACAGGCAAAACTACAAAACGCACATCCTTCACAGAAAATTGGGTCTACTATAAAGCCTTTACTTATAGCATCGAAACGGCACAATTCGATACATTTACCGCACTGAATACAAAGTTCTCTATTAATAAATGCCGTCACTCCGCTTTTGAATATGTATCTTTCTTTTATCTGAGGCTTCAACAATAAATGCAAGTCTGCCGCATCAACATCGCAGTCAGCCATCACTTTATTTTTCGCTAAAGCAGCAAAAGCACCTGTAATTACTGTTTTGCCTGTGCCGCCCTTGCCGCTTATTACCACAATTTGTTTCATAATTAACCTTTAAAAAATGTTTTTATTTCTTTGGT harbors:
- a CDS encoding class I SAM-dependent methyltransferase, translating into MSCKKYFCGNKMERIPDAGFKMMSFIFRLKDVFSPPEGRLDGFEIKEGFTVIDYGCGPGRYLRKASQLVGPNGRVYAADIHKLAIKAVKEKIEKYNLKNVIPVLVKGYSCNIGGHTADMIYALDMFHMIKEPDPFLKELHRLLKKDGFLIIDDGHQPRNEAKMKIAASGIWDIAGESRHYLTCIPVSG
- a CDS encoding nitroreductase family protein; protein product: METFESIVKRTSIRQYRDRPIEKPLLEKLVDAARRAPSARAVEPWEFVVIENKETLTRLGQTASSGVFIKDAVACIAVFCKETKYYLEDGCAATENILLAAADLGLGACWVAGDKKPYADEVSKLLNAPPGLKLVSLVSLGWPKEEDKREKVRSLQDVIHWERL
- a CDS encoding SemiSWEET transporter; translation: MKIDSIVGVIAGTLCAVSFLPQVIQVVRTKHTKDLSLATFLVLSLGIFLWLIYGILIEQLPVILANGAILPLAVLILIMKIKYK
- a CDS encoding peptidylprolyl isomerase, whose product is MGFLISSVDVQGSTSNGGIVVLETNQGVIEIKLMPDLAPKTCENFTRLIAEDYYNGIIFHRVIKDFMIQGGDPSGTGRGGKSIWGKPFEDEVSPKITFNKAGLVAMANAGPNTNGSQFFITTAKTPWLNMKHTIFGEVISGYDVVQKIENTPVDRSGRPAGEQKIIKAYIK
- a CDS encoding methyltransferase domain-containing protein codes for the protein MNDIFNCYYKKYDAWYDKNRFAYLSEIETIKKVLPKKGRGLEIGVGTGRFAAPLGITTGIDPSENMLGVAKEKGINVHLGFGEHLPFKNAAFDYVMIVITLCFVQNPEKVLKESRRVLRKGGNIIVGIVDKNSFLGKFYQKKKSIFYKQANFFSVKEVAGLLKITGFNRFSYYQAVFQLPDRMNSIENPQKGFKKGGFVVIKAGKAAG
- a CDS encoding J domain-containing protein, producing the protein MANFRQINQAKKLLGLDDYATLEEVKAAYRKLALRHHPDKCSDGKKKEREEEFKKITHANDILMAYCAGYKYSFKEKDVKRNVMNKELYEHLKRFYDGWWGDLDL
- a CDS encoding MBL fold metallo-hydrolase is translated as MRIHILFNNESLSRKFSVGWGFSCLVGNHILFDTGENEKYLFRNMKSMNVDISNIETVVISHEHWDHTGGLWGILEQNRGLKVYVCPGFSKEFKKQVENLHGKLIEADKFVEISKNIFITGEMPGTYNGRYMPEQALVVTTENGITAITGCAHPGIIKMIESIKEKFFNKRFYLAFGGFHLTNKDEKAIKTIVERFKQMGIKKAGPAHCSGKAAEQIFNKEYEDNFIAIRTGQVLKV
- a CDS encoding ATP-binding protein, yielding MKQIVVISGKGGTGKTVITGAFAALAKNKVMADCDVDAADLHLLLKPQIKERYIFKSGVTAFINRELCIQCGKCIELCRFDAISKGFIVDPIFCEGCAFCSFACPVKAIEMKENTSGEWFISDTRFGPMVHAKLGIAEENSGKLVAQVRQRAKQIAEKQNFDWVIIDGAPGIGCPVIASITGVDCALVVTEPTLSGLHDAGRVISVTKHFGIPTKLVVNKYDLNLEMTEKIEKYCRKNNISFIGKVRFNKSVVKAMVEGKTIIEYNDGGTKEEIVGIWEKMQK